The proteins below come from a single Drosophila kikkawai strain 14028-0561.14 chromosome 3R, DkikHiC1v2, whole genome shotgun sequence genomic window:
- the LOC108083647 gene encoding neprilysin-4-like: protein MFTINFSTINIWRVLILVPLLQLLVESEARSLRDKPERADEEKSSADYLQNYAEHMKSYMNFSVAPCDNFYEYACGNYPRAKADHFSVHRRNNINDLMFTLNDITVKLLGRTHLAETVNVSKELVVAKRFYNACLAAELVQFSAADPAYLSLIRSSGGFPAVDGASWNVSKFSWVNMSSHLTNYGANGLIHEELVARFPFEPLFKPPQLGFDHIVQTINIASNDSRAFRLNDKRMRGYLQAYNVPEDRIIEVINGVFAFWRDALKVTEEFNDACESLSFEEAEDEFPKLRSYYAIAWNGVNVTEDNNCYTLFAELDKVCTQHPEAVANYLAMQLLYVFDAKLTEAKYQQDYCAKTVRETMSFLIDKLYMAELFSEEKRLEVSAMVLELRKSVRKSLEEAEWLDTESRVEALLKESTLKSRVGSLKDEALTDRLIREIASLDIVEDSFATTNINLARHSIKTDRYSSLHFEEMANDTLPQSTYLGMQVQAAYYIIDNSINVMAGILQPPVYHRAWPQSLKFGTLGYIVGHELTHGFDTTSSLFDSKGNIRFWWTKETQRAFDIRTFCFIEQYSDYTIPEIGLSINGVKTKDENIADNGGLRQAFAAYHSHMKQQLEDPEQQSVSEQLPGLDLKPDQLFFLGFAQLFCSDFQEEHYYKHLTDVHTIDKYRVLGAISNSDDFFQAYNCPVGSGMRPENKTCRLW, encoded by the exons ATGTTTACGATTAACTTTAGCACCATTAATATATGGCGAGTACTGATCCTTGTGCCTTTACTGCAGCTTCTCGTGGAAAGCGAAGCCAGAAGCTTGAGGGACAAGCCAGAAAGAGCTGATGAGGAGAAATCCTCTGCTGATTACCTGCAGAACTATGCAGAGCATATGAAATCCTATATGAATTTCAGTGTGGCGCCATGTGACAACTTTTACGAGTACGCGTGCGGCAACTATCCGCGTGCCAAGGCAGACCACTTCTCCGTACATCGAAGGAATAACATCAACGACTTAATGTTCACACTGAATGATATAACGGTTAAGTTGCTGGGTCGGACGCATCTAGCGGAGACCGTAAATGTGTCCAAGGAGCTAGTGGTAGCCAAACGATTCTACAATGCCTGTCTGGCGGCAGAACTCGTGCAGTTTTCGGCGGCCGATCCCGCTTACCTGTCTCTCATTAGATCGTCAGGAGGATTCCCCGCTGTCGACGGAGCCTCCTGGAATGTATCTAAATTCAGCTGGGTCAACATGAGCTCCCACTTGACCAACTACGGAGCCAATGGACTGATCCACGAGGAGCTTGTAGCACGTTTTCCCTTTGAGCCGTTATTTAAACCGCCACAGCTAGGATTCGACCACATCGTCCAGACGATCAACATTGCCAGCAATGATTCTCGCGCCTTCCGGCTCAATGATAAGAGGATGCGGGGCTACCTACAAGCCTACAATGTGCCCGAAGACAGGATTATAGAAGTGATAAACGGAGTGTTTGCCTTTTGGCGTGACGCACTCAAGGTGACCGAAGAGTTTAATGACGCCTGCGAGTCTTTGTCCTTTGAGGAGGCCGAGGACGAGTTTCCAAAGTTAAGGAGCTACTACGCAATCGCCTGGAACGGAGTGAACGTCACCGAGGACAATAACTGCTACACTTTATTCGCAGAGCTGGACAAGGTTTGCACCCAACACCCGGAGGCCGTGGCAAACTATCTGGCGATGCAGTTGCTCTACGTATTCGATGCCAAGCTGACGGAGGCCAAGTACCAACAGGATTACTGCGCCAAAACGGTTCGGGAAACTATGTCGTTCCTTATAGACAAACTCTACATGGCG GAGCTTTTCAGCGAGGAGAAACGCTTGGAGGTATCGGCAATGGTGCTGGAGCTAAGGAAGAGTGTGCGAAAATCTCTAGAAGAGGCCGAATGGCTAGACACAGAGTCACGAGTGGAGGCTCTGCTGAAGGAGTCCACTCTGAAGTCACGTGTCGGATCCCTTAAGGACGAAGCACTTACCGATCGGTTGATCCGGGAGATTGCCAGCCTGGATATCGTTGAGGACAGCTTTGCTACAACCAATATCAACCTAGCGAGACACAGTATCAAGACCGACCGCTACAGCAGCCTTCACTTCGAAGAAATGGCCAACGACACCCTGCCACAGAGCACTTATCTGGGAATGCAGGTTCAAGCTGCCTACTACATCATTGACAATTCTATTAACGTGATGGCCGGCATTCTGCAACCACCCGTCTACCACCGAGCGTGGCCCCAATCCCTGAAATTCGGCACTCTGGGTTACATCGTGGGTCACGAACTCACGCATGGCTTCGACACGACCAGCTCCCTGTTCGATAGCAAAGGAAATATCCGATTCTGGTGGACGAAGGAGACACAACGCGCGTTCGACATTCGAACATTTTGCTTTATCGAGCAGTACAGCGACTATACTATACCAGAGATAGGCCTCAGTATCAACGGCGTTAAGACCAAAGATGAAAATATCGCCGACAATGGAGGACTGCGGCAAGCATTTGCCGCCTACCACAGCCACATGAAGCAACAATTGGAGGATCCGGAGCAGCAGAGTGTCAGCGAACAGTTGCCAGGCCTAGACCTCAAGCCTGACCAGCTCTTCTTCTTGGGATTTGCGCAACTCTTCTGCTCTGATTTCCAGGAGGAGCACTATTATAAACATCTGACTGATGTTCATACCATCGACAAATATCGTGTTCTAGGGGCAATATCCAATAGCGACGACTTCTTCCAGGCCTACAACTGTCCTGTGGGAAGTGGAATGCGCCCTGAAAACAAAACCTGTCGTTTATGGTAG
- the LOC108083624 gene encoding putative gustatory receptor 98d, whose amino-acid sequence MEANRSRLLATARPYLQLFSVLALTPPPRFFESTSNLRLLRNLKAGYCCFASGVLVLVTYECYVNIMGLQRQLVQFHVEDFSKVMGNTHKGLVLVMAICNHLNMLLNYRRLGRIYDEIAALEADIDGASRCFGGQRRCWSFRFRLAIFVGLWMVLLVALIPPLSYNRVNVLASGTDKIITEIVLIMLQFKGPEYCVFVMLVHELILEVRHTLQQINQELEDCNIRDRLQELCVALKRNQLLVGRIWRLVGELGSYFTLTMILLFLYNGFTILHVVNWAIIKTGSDCCPYKRVGVSVILTINLLLVCSYSECCTNAYKDIPRILRRIRSLPVAEDFPILKMGLREYFLQMQHLKLLFTCSGFFDISLKYFAGMLVTILGYIIILVQFKLQAFVETENKKILNTN is encoded by the exons ATGGAAGCCAATCGAAGTCGTTTGCTGGCCACTGCCAGGCCATATCTGCAGCTATTCTCTGTTTTGGCTCTCACGCCTCCACCCAGGTTTTTTGAAAGTACATCAAACTTGCGACTCCTGCGGAACCTAAAGGCCGGATACTGCTGCTTTGCATCTGGAGTACTTGTTCTGGTCACCTACGAGTGCTATGTTAATATAATGGGCTTGCAACGACAACTAGTTCAGTTCCATGTGGAGGACTTCAGCAAAGTCATGGGGAACACGCATAAAGGCCTCGTTTTAGTTATGGCCATCTGTAACCACCTCAACATGTTACTGAACTATCGACGATTGGGCAGAATCTACGATGAGATCGCGGCACTGGAAGCGGATATTGACGGTGCCTCTAGGTGCTTTGGTGGTCAGCGGCGCTGCTGGAGCTTCCGCTTCCGGTTAGCCATTTTTGTCGGCCTGTGGATGGTGCTCCTTGTGGCTCTTATTCCACCTCTCAGTTACAACCGCGTTAATGTGTTAGCCAGCGGAACAGACAAGATTATAACCGAAATTGTGCTGATTATGCTACAGTTCAAGGGGCCGGAGTATTGTGTGTTTGTAATGCTTGTCCACGAGCTAATTCTCGAGGTGCGGCATACTCTCCAGCAGATTAACCAGGAACTGGAGGACTGCAACATTCGAGACAGGCTTCAGGAGCTGTGTGTGGCCCTGAAGCGCAATCAGCTGCTTGTCGGTCGCATTTGGCGACTGGTAGGCGAGCTGGGCAGTTACTTTACTCTGACCATGATTCTGCTGTTCCTCTACAACGGCTTCACCATTCTCCACGTGGTCAATTGGGCAATCATAAAGACAGGCAGTGACTGCTGTCCATACA AGCGAGTGGGAGTTAGTGTTATACTTACCATCAACCTGTTGTTGGTCTGCTCCTACAGTGAATGCTGCACCAATGCG taCAAAGACATTCCACGCATTTTGCGTAGAATTCGAAGCTTGCCGGTCGCAGAAGATTTCCCTATTTTAAAAATGGGTTTAAGGGAGTACTTTCTGCAGATGCAGCATCTTAAGCTCCTCTTCACCTGCAGCGGATTCTTCGACATAAGTCTAAAATACTTCGCCGGg ATGTTGGTCACCATACTCGGGTATATCATCATTCTAGTGCAATTCAAATTGCAGGCATTTGTTGAGActgaaaataagaaaattctaaatactaattaa
- the LOC108083623 gene encoding putative gustatory receptor 98b, which yields MEVNTSRLLATAFPYLQIFSVFALTPPPQSFGKTSYHRLKRYLMAGYCGYALAILALVFFVTYVNIVAIIQEVEDYQVADFTKVMGNTQKILLSVMSIANHLNMLFNYRRLGGIYKDIADLEAKINDASQCFGGQVHRFSFRFRLAIGVGLWLILLVGLMPRFTLLAMGPYINWPCKILSEFVLVMQQLKNLEYCVFVLLIHELVLRLRHTLLHLKMELMDCDSQDMLRALSVALKRNQLLIGQVWRLGVELATYFTVSMIMLFLYNGLTILHVTNWAYINTFYDDDCCRYDRFGTCSLLLINLLLACFLSQRCTNAYNSFPRILHQIQCLPAVTDFRPLNMGIREYSLQTQHLRLLFTCGGFFDINLKYFGGMLVTILGYTIILIQFKVQTIAETKYKSIYNSTT from the exons ATGGAGGTCAACACGAGCCGCCTGTTGGCCACTGCCTTTCCCTATCTGCAGATCTTTTCCGTGTTTGCTCTCACACCGCCGCCCCAGAGTTTTGGAAAGACCTCCTATCATCGTCTCAAAAGATATTTGATGGCTGGATACTGTGGTTATGCTTTGGCTATCCTGGCACTGGTCTTTTTTGTGACTTACGTGAACATTGTGGCAATAATCCAAGAGGTAGAAGACTACCAGGTGGCGGACTTCACCAAGGTCATGGGAAATACCCAGAAGATTCTACTCTCGGTCATGAGCATCGCCAACCACCTGAACATGCTGTTCAATTATCGTCGGCTCGGAGGAATCTACAAGGACATTGCGGATCTGGAAGCTAAAATCAATGATGCCTCCCAGTGCTTTGGTGGACAGGTGCACCGGTTCAGCTTCCGGTTCCGTCTGGCCATTGGTGTGGGGCTGTGGCTTATCCTCCTGGTGGGTTTAATGCCGCGATTCACCTTATTGGCCATGGGTCCCTACATCAATTGGCCATGTAAGATACTCTCCGAGTTCGTCCTGGTAATGCAGCAGCTGAAGAACTTAGAGTACTGCGTCTTCGTGTTGCTCATTCACGAGTTGGTGTTACGGCTGCGCCACACGCTTTTGCACCTGAAGATGGAGCTGATGGACTGCGATAGCCAGGACATGCTTCGAGCTTTGAGCGTGGCTTTGAAACGTAATCAGCTGCTCATTGGTCAAGTCTGGCGCTTGGGGGTTGAGCTGGCCACTTACTTCACAGTGTCCATGATAATGCTGTTCCTGTACAACGGCCTGACCATCCTACACGTGACCAACTGGGCGTATATCAATACATTTTATGATGACGATTGCTGTCGCTATG ACCGATTCGGCACTTGTTCTTTGCTGTTGATCAACCTTTTGTTGGCCTGCTTCCTTAGCCAGCGTTGCACAAATGCC TACAACAGCTTCCCTCGCATCCTTCACCAAATTCAATGCTTGCCTGCAGTTACTGATTTCCGCCCACTAAACATGGGAATTCGGGAATACTCCTTGCAGACGCAGCATCTGAGGCTGCTGTTCACCTGCGGCGGATTTTTCGACATAAATCTAAAGTACTTTGGAGGG atgCTGGTCACCATTCTGggttataccataattctcaTCCAATTTAAAGTTCAGACAATTGCcgaaacaaaatataaatctatCTACAACAGCACTACCTAA